In one window of Lolium rigidum isolate FL_2022 unplaced genomic scaffold, APGP_CSIRO_Lrig_0.1 contig_32828_1, whole genome shotgun sequence DNA:
- the LOC124681050 gene encoding uncharacterized protein LOC124681050, protein MREGDPGRDEARHEPEPGCGGEAAGQAAAGCAAVCCCCPMALLEVLLLVAVRLPADLLRRARLSRRRRRRLRRSGRGDASLSGSAKAMIAAVDALEADEAAAGARRAQAEVEAASELEREIMASRLYGAGFWRSASSRSSSCASSARRP, encoded by the coding sequence ATGCGGGAGGGCGACCCGGGCCGGGACGAGGCGCGGCACGAGCCCGAGCCGGGGTGCGGGGGCGAGGCGGCGGGGCAGGCGGCGGCGGGCTGCGCCgcggtgtgctgctgctgccccaTGGCGCTGCTGGAGGTGCTCCTGCTCGTCGCCGTCCGCCTCCCCGCCGACCTCCTCCGCCGCGCGCGGCTGAGCCGGCGGCGACGCCGCCGCCTACGACGGAGCGGAAGGGGCGACGCGTCGCTGTCCGGGAGCGCCAAGGCGATGATCGCGGCCGTGGACGCGCTCGAGGCGgacgaggcggcggccggcgccaggcgcgcgcaggcggaggtggaggccgcgTCGGAGCTCGAGCGCGAGATCATGGCCTCGCGCCTCTACGGCGCCGGCTTCTGGCGCAGCGCCTCCTCGCGGTCCAGCTCCTGCGCGTCCTCCGCGCGCCGGCCGTGA